From the genome of Anopheles merus strain MAF chromosome X, AmerM5.1, whole genome shotgun sequence, one region includes:
- the LOC121595484 gene encoding uncharacterized protein LOC121595484 translates to MRRTVPDGSVTTVTPPPAATCNGEYATEVGCCSPRRRTISNGSVTTVSQPPAVACTVGLAAVLGCCPSLRCSVPVGRVTRATLPPNAADTVDEADAVASCPSSKRVTARTSIQAGIRPKQNNSSSRSPSTRRASFPGEDMMFLLHINTKSNTL, encoded by the exons ATGCGTCGAACAGTTCCGGACGGCAGTGTCACAACagtaacaccaccaccagcagctacTTGCAACGGCGAATATGCTACTGAAGTCGGTTGCTGCTCACCAAGGCGTCGGACGATTTCAAACGGCAGTGTCACAACCGTATCACAACCACCAGCAGTCGCTTGCACCGTTGGACTTGCAGCCGTACTCGGCTGTTGTCCATCGTTGCGTTGCTCTGTTCCGGTTGGCCGTGTCACAAGAGCAACACTACCACCGAATGCAGCCGACACCGTTGATGAAGCAGATGCCGTGGCTAGTTGTCCCTCTTCAAAACGCGTAACTGCTCGCACATCTATACAAGCCGGGATCCGgcctaaacaaaacaacagttcATCCCGGTCTCCTTCAACTAGACGCGCTTCGTTCCCCGGTGAAGACATGATGTTTTTGCtgcacataaacacaaaaag TAATACCCTGTAA